In one window of Sphingomonas glaciei DNA:
- the secB gene encoding protein-export chaperone SecB, translating into MAASDPVSTGANGSAEPTADAPQVAALAQYVKDLSVENPSAPQVFQWNEQPQLDVQFNIAVNKIADDVHEVVLKIDASARSASGVQFVLDLSYAGIFGLRNIPEDQLAPFMLVEAPRLLFPFARQVVAAATQDAGFPPLMLDPIDFASVYLSQLETAQAMADAGELPQGDTVQ; encoded by the coding sequence ATGGCCGCTTCCGATCCCGTTTCCACCGGCGCCAACGGCTCCGCCGAGCCGACCGCCGACGCTCCCCAAGTCGCCGCGCTGGCGCAATATGTGAAGGACCTCTCGGTCGAGAACCCCTCGGCGCCGCAGGTCTTCCAGTGGAACGAGCAGCCCCAGCTCGACGTCCAGTTCAACATCGCGGTCAACAAGATCGCCGACGACGTCCATGAAGTCGTGCTGAAGATCGATGCTTCGGCGCGCTCGGCCTCGGGCGTGCAGTTCGTGCTCGACCTCAGCTACGCCGGCATCTTCGGCCTCCGCAACATTCCGGAAGATCAGCTTGCGCCCTTCATGCTGGTCGAAGCGCCGCGCCTGCTGTTCCCGTTCGCCCGCCAGGTGGTCGCCGCCGCGACCCAGGACGCCGGCTTCCCGCCGCTGATGCTCGATCCGATCGACTTCGCCAGCGTCTACCTGAGCCAGCTCGAAACGGCGCAGGCGATGGCCGACGCCGGCGAACTGCCGCAGGGCGACACCGTTCAGTAA
- a CDS encoding threonine synthase: MFVTHLECSLTGEPYAAGEIHNLSRAGRPLLVRYDLDRVGKALSREILAGRAPGMWKWRELLPLPEGAEPVSLGEIETPILPLTRLSHRAGVRPLMVKDEGRLPTGSFKARGLAMAVSMARHFGTTAMALPTNGNAGAALAAYAAAAGIEATVICPEETPPINIAEAEAYGARVLVADGQIDECGRLVGEGAAAGRWFDVSTLKEPYRAEGKKVMGLELAEQYGWELPDVIFYPTGGGTGLIGMWKAFAEMEAAGLIGPERPRMVAVQATGCAPMVRAWEAGDEFAERWDNPATIATGIRVPKAVGDFLILRAVRESGGFAIAVGEEQIATELAAAARDDGLLLCPEGAAVLAGWRAALERGLVGRDERVLLFNCAAGNKYPLVPTAPHIGLADSHGASV, encoded by the coding sequence ATGTTCGTCACCCATCTCGAATGCTCGCTGACCGGGGAGCCCTATGCCGCCGGCGAAATCCACAATCTCAGCCGCGCGGGGCGGCCCTTGCTGGTGCGCTACGACCTCGACCGGGTCGGCAAGGCATTGAGCCGGGAAATTCTTGCCGGGCGTGCGCCGGGGATGTGGAAATGGCGCGAACTGCTCCCGCTGCCCGAGGGCGCCGAGCCGGTCAGCCTGGGCGAGATCGAGACGCCGATCCTTCCGCTCACCCGCCTGTCGCATCGGGCCGGGGTGCGCCCGCTGATGGTCAAGGACGAAGGGCGGCTGCCGACCGGATCGTTCAAGGCGCGCGGGCTCGCGATGGCGGTCAGCATGGCCAGGCACTTCGGAACGACGGCGATGGCGCTTCCGACCAATGGCAATGCCGGGGCGGCGCTGGCGGCCTACGCCGCGGCGGCCGGGATCGAAGCGACGGTGATCTGCCCTGAGGAAACCCCGCCGATCAACATCGCCGAGGCCGAGGCCTATGGCGCCCGGGTGCTGGTCGCCGACGGGCAGATCGACGAATGCGGCCGGCTGGTCGGCGAGGGCGCCGCGGCGGGCCGCTGGTTCGACGTCTCGACCCTCAAGGAGCCGTATCGCGCCGAGGGCAAGAAGGTAATGGGGCTGGAGCTGGCCGAGCAATATGGCTGGGAACTGCCGGACGTCATCTTCTATCCGACCGGCGGCGGGACCGGCCTGATCGGGATGTGGAAGGCGTTCGCCGAGATGGAAGCGGCAGGGCTGATCGGCCCAGAGCGGCCGCGGATGGTGGCGGTCCAGGCGACCGGCTGCGCGCCGATGGTCCGGGCCTGGGAAGCTGGCGACGAATTCGCCGAGCGGTGGGACAATCCGGCGACGATCGCGACCGGGATTCGCGTGCCCAAGGCTGTGGGCGACTTCCTGATCCTGCGCGCGGTGCGGGAAAGCGGCGGCTTTGCGATCGCGGTCGGGGAGGAGCAGATCGCGACCGAGCTGGCGGCGGCGGCGCGCGACGATGGGCTGCTGCTGTGTCCGGAAGGTGCCGCGGTGCTGGCCGGCTGGCGCGCCGCGCTGGAGCGGGGGCTGGTCGGGCGCGACGAGCGGGTGCTGCTGTTCAACTGCGCGGCGGGCAACAAATATCCGCTGGTCCCGACCGCGCCGCACATCGGGCTGGCCGACAGCCATGGGGCGAGCGTCTAG
- a CDS encoding DUF4136 domain-containing protein — MTFLKKIAAAAMIGAASVGLSACAMGLPAKVTRFQAMPAPQGQSFYVVPGQGRAQGGGLEFNQYAALVAQQLQAQGYAPAASPSQASMIVQLGYTVDQGTERQVVDRFGPGGYDPFYRGFYSPYGRFGSRFDPRFGIYYGRPYYSRYGGYRSAFYYGWDDPFWFGGPSVRQYTEYKSELDLDIRRRVDNQQLFDGRAQARSTTDNAQVLVPNLIQAMFTGFPGRNGETIKITVPAQKR; from the coding sequence ATGACGTTCCTTAAGAAGATTGCCGCCGCCGCCATGATAGGCGCGGCCAGCGTGGGCCTCTCGGCCTGCGCCATGGGCCTTCCCGCCAAGGTCACCCGCTTCCAGGCCATGCCCGCGCCGCAGGGTCAGAGCTTCTATGTCGTCCCCGGCCAGGGTCGCGCGCAGGGCGGCGGGCTGGAGTTCAACCAATATGCCGCTTTGGTCGCCCAGCAGCTGCAGGCGCAGGGCTATGCCCCGGCCGCCAGTCCCAGCCAGGCGAGCATGATCGTGCAGCTCGGCTACACCGTCGACCAGGGGACCGAACGCCAGGTCGTCGATCGCTTCGGACCGGGGGGCTACGACCCCTTCTATCGCGGTTTCTACAGCCCCTACGGGCGCTTCGGCAGCCGTTTCGACCCGCGCTTCGGCATCTATTACGGGCGGCCCTATTACAGCCGCTACGGCGGCTATCGCTCGGCCTTCTACTACGGTTGGGACGACCCGTTCTGGTTCGGCGGCCCGAGCGTCCGCCAATATACCGAGTATAAGTCGGAGCTCGACCTCGACATTCGTCGCCGGGTCGACAATCAGCAGCTGTTCGACGGCCGTGCGCAGGCGCGCTCGACCACCGACAATGCGCAGGTGCTGGTCCCCAACCTGATCCAGGCCATGTTCACCGGCTTCCCCGGCCGCAATGGCGAGACGATCAAGATCACGGTGCCGGCGCAGAAGCGCTAA
- a CDS encoding PadR family transcriptional regulator, with the protein MRFHFHGRRHGCGDGPPVFQFGSRDWEFPWGNIHFEHGGGPVEGGPRGGGFGGPPRGRRRRMFNSEEFQLIILKLIADEPRHGYAIIKALEELTHGDYTPSAGILYTRLELLEDMGLIERQASSGSKKSFAITDEGRAMLEERADEVTALFERLQASGEGRRQSSRPELGRAVGNLMTALRNRAAHGGWNEELLNDVVDIIDEAAKRIERAK; encoded by the coding sequence ATGCGATTCCATTTTCATGGCAGGCGGCACGGTTGCGGCGATGGGCCGCCGGTGTTCCAGTTCGGCAGCCGCGACTGGGAATTTCCGTGGGGAAACATCCACTTCGAACATGGCGGCGGACCGGTCGAAGGCGGGCCTCGTGGCGGTGGGTTCGGCGGTCCGCCCCGCGGCCGGCGCCGGCGGATGTTCAACTCGGAGGAGTTTCAGCTCATCATCCTCAAGCTGATCGCCGACGAGCCGCGCCACGGTTATGCGATCATCAAGGCGCTCGAGGAGCTGACCCACGGCGACTACACGCCGAGTGCGGGCATCCTCTACACCCGGCTTGAACTGCTGGAAGACATGGGCCTGATCGAGCGGCAGGCGAGCAGCGGCTCGAAGAAGAGCTTTGCCATCACCGATGAGGGTCGCGCCATGCTGGAGGAGCGTGCCGACGAAGTGACCGCGCTGTTCGAGCGATTGCAGGCGAGCGGGGAAGGGCGCCGCCAATCGAGCCGCCCCGAGCTTGGCCGGGCGGTCGGCAATTTGATGACCGCGCTCCGCAACCGCGCGGCGCACGGCGGCTGGAACGAAGAGCTCCTGAACGACGTGGTCGACATCATCGACGAGGCGGCTAAGCGGATCGAGCGCGCGAAGTAG
- a CDS encoding PspC domain-containing protein yields the protein MSLIPSRDYFRNNVAFRNDTILGVCEALGHDLGFNPNFLRVPLGAGIIFAPVAMLGIYVALGVIVFVSRTFFPDKIEQVAEPAVQVEELPTALNEQVELAHAA from the coding sequence ATGAGCCTGATTCCGAGCCGCGACTATTTCCGCAACAACGTCGCCTTCCGCAACGACACCATCCTTGGCGTGTGCGAAGCGCTTGGTCACGACCTCGGCTTCAACCCCAATTTCCTGCGCGTGCCGCTGGGCGCCGGGATCATCTTCGCGCCGGTGGCGATGCTTGGCATCTACGTGGCGCTGGGCGTCATCGTCTTCGTCAGCCGCACCTTCTTCCCGGACAAGATCGAGCAGGTCGCCGAGCCGGCGGTCCAGGTCGAGGAATTGCCGACCGCGTTGAACGAGCAGGTCGAACTAGCCCACGCCGCCTGA
- the murJ gene encoding murein biosynthesis integral membrane protein MurJ codes for MNLLKATGTIGGLTMVSRVLGFVRDMIAARLLGASHANDTFNLAFLLPNIFRRLFAEGAFSSGFVPLFSRRLAKGGEQDAEAFSNEILAVFMPALLLVTVVFVIFMPGVIALVAGSYRDVPGKYELAVELTRWTFPYLFFISLVALLSGILNSLTRFVAAAFAPALLNLVLIAALVIAPRNDDIATVRIMAIAVLIGGVVQFALCWMAVRRAGVRLSLRRPRMTPAVKELVVLILPATIAAGAYQISQLFYAFFSARLGEGALTMLSYADRLNQLPLSIIGTALGVAILPAISRAIATDNEAEAADVQARAFELSMLLTIPATLALMVAAFPIIGALYRAGDYSLEAATTTANILALLVTGLPAYVLVKVLTPAFYARKDVKTPVWIAMGILIASIPANFLLIDRIGIYSLAVVTSTGAWLNFISLLAILYARRQFRMPVWLVSRVARQLVAALAMAGSLFFLCSALADWFLGSSIERAVGLAILCGTGGIVYFGVAFLIGGVDRDALAALRRRRPVTEAEPS; via the coding sequence ATGAATCTCCTCAAGGCCACCGGCACCATCGGCGGGCTAACCATGGTCAGCCGGGTGCTGGGCTTCGTCCGGGACATGATCGCTGCGCGCCTGCTGGGCGCAAGCCATGCCAATGACACCTTCAACCTCGCATTTCTGCTTCCCAACATCTTCCGCCGGCTCTTCGCGGAAGGGGCTTTCTCATCGGGGTTCGTACCCCTGTTCAGCCGCCGCCTGGCCAAGGGCGGAGAGCAGGACGCCGAAGCCTTTTCCAACGAGATCCTCGCGGTGTTCATGCCGGCGTTGCTGCTGGTCACCGTGGTGTTCGTCATCTTCATGCCCGGGGTCATCGCGCTGGTTGCCGGCAGCTACCGCGATGTGCCGGGCAAATATGAGCTGGCGGTCGAGCTCACCCGCTGGACGTTCCCCTACCTATTCTTCATCAGCCTGGTCGCGCTCCTATCGGGCATCCTCAACTCCCTGACCCGCTTCGTTGCGGCCGCCTTTGCGCCGGCGCTGCTCAACCTAGTTCTGATCGCGGCGCTGGTGATTGCCCCGCGCAACGACGACATTGCAACGGTCCGGATCATGGCGATCGCCGTGCTGATCGGCGGCGTCGTCCAGTTCGCCCTGTGCTGGATGGCCGTCCGCCGCGCCGGGGTTCGCCTCTCCCTCCGCCGCCCGCGGATGACCCCGGCGGTCAAGGAACTGGTCGTCCTGATCCTGCCGGCCACCATCGCGGCGGGCGCCTACCAGATCAGCCAGCTGTTCTACGCCTTCTTCTCCGCCCGCCTCGGCGAGGGCGCGTTGACGATGCTGAGCTATGCCGATCGTCTTAATCAGCTTCCTCTGTCGATCATCGGCACGGCGCTGGGCGTCGCCATCCTGCCCGCGATCAGCCGGGCCATCGCCACCGACAACGAGGCCGAGGCAGCCGACGTCCAGGCCCGCGCGTTCGAGCTGTCGATGCTGCTGACCATCCCTGCCACGCTGGCATTGATGGTTGCTGCCTTTCCGATCATCGGCGCCCTGTACCGGGCCGGCGACTACAGCCTCGAGGCGGCCACCACGACCGCCAACATCCTTGCCCTGCTGGTAACCGGCCTGCCCGCCTATGTGCTGGTTAAGGTCCTGACCCCCGCCTTCTACGCCCGCAAGGACGTGAAGACCCCGGTGTGGATCGCGATGGGCATCCTGATCGCGTCCATCCCCGCCAACTTCCTGCTGATCGATCGCATCGGCATCTACAGCCTAGCGGTTGTGACCTCCACCGGAGCATGGCTCAATTTCATTAGCCTGCTGGCCATCCTCTACGCCCGTCGTCAGTTCCGGATGCCGGTCTGGTTAGTCAGCCGCGTCGCGCGGCAACTGGTGGCGGCGCTGGCGATGGCAGGCTCCTTGTTCTTTCTTTGCTCGGCGCTCGCCGACTGGTTTCTGGGCAGCTCGATCGAGCGTGCGGTCGGCCTTGCCATCCTGTGCGGTACCGGCGGGATCGTCTATTTCGGCGTCGCCTTCCTGATTGGTGGGGTCGATCGGGACGCACTGGCCGCGCTGCGTCGCCGTCGCCCCGTGACCGAGGCTGAGCCGTCATGA
- a CDS encoding replication-associated recombination protein A, with amino-acid sequence MADLFAAEPDAAVPAETPLAERLRPASLDEVIGQEHLTGPDGPIGRMVAAGRLSSLILWGPPGTGKTTIARLLAGAVGYRYVAISAVFSGVADLKKVFAEAEMQSRSGKRTLLFVDEIHRFNRSQQDGFLPYVEAGAVTLVGATTENPSFELNAALLSRAQVLVLHRLDEAALTTLLERAEEVEGASLPLTDDARAALVTSADGDGRFLLNQAEMLFAAGIEEPLDTAALRDLIQRRLPVYDKDREGHYGLISALHKSIRGSDPDAALYYLGRMLTAGEEPLYLLRRLTRAAVEDIGLADPQALVQCMAAKDTYDFLGSPEGELAIVQACLYLATAPKSNALYMAQKDAWKSAKEHGSLSPPKHILGAPTKLMREQGYGKGYEYDHDAPDAFSGQSYWPEEMAPQTYYRPTDRGFEKRLAERLAWWNEKRQLQQGEQC; translated from the coding sequence ATGGCCGATCTGTTTGCAGCCGAGCCCGATGCCGCGGTCCCCGCAGAAACCCCGCTCGCCGAGCGACTCCGCCCGGCCAGCCTCGACGAGGTCATTGGCCAAGAGCATCTTACCGGCCCCGACGGCCCGATCGGCCGGATGGTCGCGGCCGGCCGTCTGTCCAGCCTGATCCTGTGGGGACCGCCCGGCACCGGCAAGACGACGATCGCCCGCCTGCTCGCTGGAGCGGTGGGCTACCGCTACGTCGCCATCTCGGCGGTGTTCAGCGGCGTCGCCGACCTCAAGAAGGTGTTCGCCGAGGCCGAGATGCAGTCGCGGTCGGGCAAACGCACCTTGCTGTTCGTGGACGAGATCCACCGCTTCAATCGCAGCCAGCAGGACGGCTTCCTGCCCTATGTCGAGGCGGGCGCGGTGACGCTCGTCGGTGCGACCACCGAGAACCCCAGCTTCGAACTCAACGCCGCCCTGCTGTCGCGGGCGCAGGTGCTGGTCCTCCACCGCCTCGACGAAGCCGCGCTGACAACCCTCCTCGAGCGCGCCGAAGAAGTCGAAGGCGCTTCCCTCCCACTCACCGACGACGCCCGCGCCGCGCTGGTCACCAGTGCCGATGGCGACGGCCGCTTCCTCCTCAACCAGGCCGAAATGCTGTTCGCCGCCGGGATCGAGGAACCGCTCGATACCGCCGCCCTGCGCGACCTCATCCAGCGCCGACTGCCGGTCTACGACAAGGACCGTGAAGGCCATTACGGCCTGATCTCCGCGCTCCACAAGTCGATCCGCGGCTCCGATCCCGACGCCGCCCTCTATTATCTCGGGCGAATGCTGACCGCCGGCGAGGAGCCGCTCTACCTCCTCCGCCGACTGACCCGCGCCGCGGTCGAGGACATCGGCCTCGCCGACCCGCAGGCGCTGGTGCAGTGCATGGCGGCCAAGGACACCTACGACTTCCTTGGTTCTCCGGAGGGCGAACTGGCGATCGTCCAGGCCTGCCTTTACCTCGCCACCGCGCCCAAATCGAACGCGCTCTACATGGCCCAGAAGGACGCCTGGAAGAGCGCCAAGGAACATGGCTCGCTGTCCCCGCCCAAGCATATCCTCGGCGCCCCGACCAAGCTCATGCGCGAGCAGGGTTACGGCAAGGGCTACGAATATGATCACGATGCGCCCGACGCCTTTTCCGGCCAGTCCTACTGGCCCGAGGAAATGGCGCCGCAGACCTATTACCGTCCCACCGACCGCGGCTTTGAAAAACGGCTTGCCGAGCGGCTCGCGTGGTGGAACGAGAAACGCCAATTGCAGCAAGGGGAGCAGTGCTGA
- a CDS encoding mechanosensitive ion channel, protein MYPPSTTDEWRADIIEWAPRIAIALVIILATWAIARAVKWALAKAISRTPALQRHTPGNDHETVGQQIGTVAKLLVWLVGIMAALNFLQIGQILAPVNTLTAEIFAFLPRLLGAGLLFFVMLIVARIVRRLIETLLTALNVDGWLARIGLGDHPPTVRTSPEAVPAGTTPPATRATVARAGGILAFAVIIIPSAIAALQVLGIDAISGPAVAMLNEILAAIPRILTAALWLGIAFIAAKFLKSILEAILPPTGFDDALRSTGVLPVTTTPSRIVANIAFIAIMLAAAIEAAHQLGGDTVAIFLVQVTSLGSKVIFGTLIIVAGIFLARLLANLVGSSTGEGGFAQTIVRYAIIALFTAIGLTFMGLADVIVYMAFGLILGAGAIATALAFGLGGREAAGRVLNHYADRITGPRPPAAPPRRPARLEGTKETPTGDGGSLI, encoded by the coding sequence ATGTATCCACCGTCCACGACCGACGAATGGCGGGCCGACATCATCGAATGGGCGCCGCGCATCGCCATCGCGCTGGTCATCATCCTCGCCACCTGGGCGATCGCCCGCGCGGTCAAATGGGCGCTCGCCAAGGCCATCAGCCGCACGCCCGCGCTGCAGCGCCATACCCCAGGCAACGACCATGAAACCGTTGGCCAGCAGATCGGCACCGTCGCCAAGCTGCTGGTCTGGCTGGTCGGGATCATGGCCGCACTCAATTTCCTGCAGATCGGCCAGATCCTCGCCCCGGTGAACACCCTCACCGCCGAGATTTTCGCCTTCCTGCCGCGGCTGCTCGGCGCCGGGCTGCTGTTCTTCGTGATGCTGATCGTCGCCCGCATCGTGCGGCGCCTGATCGAGACCCTGCTTACCGCCCTCAACGTCGATGGCTGGCTTGCCCGGATCGGGCTGGGCGATCATCCGCCCACCGTCCGCACCAGCCCCGAGGCGGTCCCGGCCGGTACCACCCCGCCCGCGACCCGTGCCACGGTCGCCCGCGCCGGCGGGATCCTAGCCTTCGCGGTGATCATCATCCCGTCCGCCATCGCCGCGCTGCAGGTACTCGGCATCGACGCGATCAGCGGGCCCGCGGTCGCCATGCTCAACGAGATCCTCGCCGCGATCCCGCGCATCCTCACCGCTGCGCTGTGGCTCGGGATCGCCTTCATCGCCGCGAAGTTCCTGAAGTCGATCCTCGAGGCGATCCTGCCCCCGACCGGGTTCGATGACGCGCTGCGCTCGACCGGCGTGCTTCCGGTCACCACCACGCCCAGTCGAATCGTCGCCAACATCGCCTTTATCGCGATCATGCTGGCCGCCGCGATCGAGGCCGCGCACCAGCTCGGCGGCGACACCGTCGCGATCTTCCTGGTCCAGGTCACCAGCCTCGGCTCAAAGGTGATCTTCGGCACCTTGATCATCGTCGCCGGCATCTTCCTCGCCCGGCTGCTCGCCAATCTGGTCGGTTCCTCGACCGGCGAAGGCGGCTTTGCGCAGACCATCGTCCGCTACGCCATCATCGCCCTGTTCACCGCCATTGGCCTCACCTTCATGGGGCTGGCCGACGTGATCGTCTACATGGCATTCGGGCTGATCCTGGGCGCCGGCGCGATCGCCACCGCGCTGGCCTTCGGGCTCGGCGGGCGCGAGGCGGCAGGCCGGGTCCTCAACCATTATGCCGACCGCATCACCGGTCCGCGCCCGCCGGCAGCACCCCCGCGGCGCCCGGCCCGGCTCGAAGGGACCAAGGAAACCCCGACCGGCGACGGGGGATCGCTGATCTGA
- the trpS gene encoding tryptophan--tRNA ligase has product MSTTPVTRVLSGIQPTGNLHLGNLLGAILRWVRMQDEAPCLFFLADLHSLSDHTPADTRRAQIRSMAAALLASGIDPDKAVLFAQSDVPAHAELCWMLNGTARMGWLSRMTQWKDKSGKNKEGASVALFDYPVLQAADILLYRPSHVPVGEDQKQHIELTRDIATKFNLDTGTETFVLPQPFIGGGVAARVMSLRDGSAKMSKSDPSDMSRINLIDSDDEIAAKIRKARTDPEPLPGDPDLLKERPEARNLVGIMAAVTGENETTILARFEGQGFGAFKPALADALVAALAPIRTRYEALQGDHAELDRLLDEGAEKARQLAAPTLLAAKRALGLGR; this is encoded by the coding sequence ATGAGCACCACGCCCGTCACCCGGGTCCTGTCGGGCATCCAGCCGACCGGCAACCTCCATCTCGGCAATCTGCTGGGCGCGATCCTGCGCTGGGTCAGGATGCAGGACGAGGCGCCGTGCCTGTTCTTCCTCGCCGACCTCCATTCGCTGAGCGATCACACCCCCGCCGACACCCGCCGCGCGCAGATCCGCAGCATGGCGGCGGCGTTGCTCGCCAGCGGGATCGATCCCGACAAGGCGGTGCTGTTCGCCCAGTCCGACGTCCCCGCCCATGCCGAGCTGTGCTGGATGCTCAACGGCACCGCCCGCATGGGCTGGCTCAGCCGGATGACCCAGTGGAAGGACAAGTCGGGCAAGAACAAGGAGGGCGCAAGCGTCGCGCTGTTCGACTATCCGGTCCTCCAGGCCGCCGACATCCTGCTCTATCGCCCTAGCCACGTGCCCGTCGGCGAGGACCAGAAACAGCATATCGAGCTGACCCGCGATATCGCGACCAAATTCAACCTCGACACCGGGACCGAGACCTTCGTCCTGCCCCAGCCCTTCATCGGCGGCGGCGTCGCGGCGCGGGTCATGTCCCTGCGCGACGGCAGCGCCAAGATGAGCAAGTCCGACCCGTCGGACATGAGCCGCATCAACCTTATCGACAGCGACGACGAGATCGCCGCCAAGATCCGCAAGGCGCGGACCGATCCCGAGCCGCTGCCGGGCGACCCCGATCTGCTCAAGGAGCGACCCGAAGCGCGCAACCTGGTCGGGATCATGGCCGCGGTCACGGGAGAGAACGAGACCACGATCCTCGCGCGATTCGAGGGCCAGGGCTTCGGCGCGTTCAAGCCGGCGCTGGCCGACGCCCTGGTCGCCGCGCTCGCTCCCATCCGCACCCGCTACGAAGCGCTTCAGGGCGACCATGCCGAACTCGACCGGCTGCTCGACGAAGGCGCTGAAAAGGCGCGGCAATTGGCCGCCCCAACCCTACTTGCGGCCAAGCGCGCGCTGGGTCTCGGGCGCTAA
- a CDS encoding Tim44/TimA family putative adaptor protein produces MVSIIILALVALFVGFRLYSVLGERTGHEQQLPRNPNEPRPKLAQQNELAQVSPAQANGAQVEPLDTAYLPTAGPGVRALLAADPSFDVARFLEGAQGAYRMILDAFWKGQIDEVRSFLDPEIAGAFDEAIAEREAAGQRLDNRLIAIEQAIIAAANTAGKVATITVRFEADIVAITRDAEGNVLAGSVSDAVQTRDRWTFRRDLGSSDPNWILVETDDE; encoded by the coding sequence TTGGTTTCGATCATCATCCTCGCACTGGTTGCCTTGTTTGTCGGTTTTCGCCTGTACAGCGTTCTGGGCGAACGCACCGGGCATGAACAGCAGCTGCCCCGCAACCCGAATGAGCCGCGGCCGAAACTCGCGCAGCAGAACGAGCTTGCGCAGGTCTCGCCGGCCCAGGCCAACGGTGCTCAGGTCGAGCCGCTCGACACCGCCTACCTGCCGACCGCCGGACCCGGCGTCCGCGCGCTGCTGGCGGCGGACCCGAGCTTCGACGTGGCCCGGTTCCTGGAAGGCGCGCAGGGCGCCTACCGGATGATCCTGGATGCTTTTTGGAAGGGCCAGATCGACGAGGTCCGCAGCTTCCTCGATCCCGAGATCGCGGGCGCCTTCGACGAGGCGATCGCCGAGCGCGAGGCGGCCGGGCAGCGGCTCGACAATCGCCTGATCGCGATCGAGCAGGCGATCATCGCCGCCGCCAACACCGCCGGCAAGGTCGCGACGATCACCGTCCGCTTCGAGGCCGATATCGTGGCGATCACCCGCGACGCCGAGGGCAACGTGCTTGCCGGTTCGGTCAGCGATGCGGTCCAGACCCGCGACCGGTGGACCTTCCGCCGCGACCTTGGCAGCAGCGATCCCAACTGGATCCTGGTCGAAACCGAC